A genome region from Gadus macrocephalus chromosome 15, ASM3116895v1 includes the following:
- the si:dkeyp-121d4.3 gene encoding uncharacterized protein si:dkeyp-121d4.3 isoform X3 produces the protein MNRGTTHGHLDDGPRYGLPPPPGEWGPYGPPPNEWGPRGPAPHMDWGPRGPPEWGAPHGPWGPHHPAWGHPGWGPEGPDPWGAPPPEWGPPPPGGWGPGGAPPDLYYRPPSPDPYRAPPPPPGFAPPPPPVAYHPPYLPPVEPPPQAAFPASFPPPGWTAEQPMLNPAPEQPQWLKALISVPPTEPPPSSTAAAPTPALAPPPVAPVVPVAPAKPAAPSKPTGPPEPERKATPLGLLGKRIFEKPPAGRSTGIISFIGPTFGYIEREDLEKFSFAFKAYFGNSKALTPGVRVHFTALKEKNSQVATDVKVAPGGTENVGMEIYEAVVSQPIQEPQPGEKLYPGQVFTTLGHLRTNLAYERRDSAVTLLKDDQVLFNLLTDLVTDKRRATNIRLQIPLTYQHTKETRLTGAITKITGPKGVITAETHGELTFELKENLSDVDFTAEDVKEEVEFTLHTVRGAQRAIRIRRLKEPLLLTLCTSPPPLPSPLGARPPARPSAAELGPNVQLDNELYEGVVSQTIIPNSGIVPGYPGQIFANIGPIKTNVTFDKRDCSVTLLKDDHVLINLLVDTMTRKRRAANIKPKVPFTFCYTKEKREKGQIRSIAGRTGDIRSEDYEGLPFDVSDTFSDNELSPEDVGKEVEFTVTTVNNASRGIRLRRLVPPGDKILEEQKKREEEERKKKREEEEEKFRDLEKRKEVAAALAAAQVKWTPLGFRMTDPNTFDDISKERFQGTVLKTISKSPQIYQITKDGVKGDPDEKNVNKEEKKKDAVEAAAAGVDGDKKDVVGVKQEAVKVEPEVRVVSVKVEVKEEQEERPVDGQPAGGKEKEKEKEKERPDRGRLVMTIAGEQKMLHFDPIDVMTSATMMVGDKVRFNIATQRESREERATYVEILPDSFQESTEQRRHGIVIEFSEESGLIKCSQNPQLFFRMSEVIIVKQKKLQLNEKVEFSVVPHETADGGHQAIRITRFMENVFLPVRKLSAVGASQAKGKMTIKISKETKSVDDKGKEQAESDKLKAVVKNLRSQDSKDGRGGGGGRKDYAAGRRRHGRSRSRSRSPSRTHYGRFIERHRSSSVRRSGSRERERSHRRSRSRSRERSGERSRDGGSSRTKSSKNSKERDGRDGREGREGRDGRGGSGGGGGSGAVPVDDELARKKWELEKLNEMIAHRKSMVERDHRDSDPRDSRGGDPRGPDHRGDPRGGGDPRGGDPHGPDPRGPDPHGPDPRGGDPRGPDPRGPDPRGGDPRGPDPRGGDPRGPDPRGGDPRGPDPRGGDPRGPDPRGGDPRGPDPRGPDPRGGDPRGGDPRGGDPRGPDPRGPDPRGGDPRGPDPRGTCIDYDHGRITLPLKEYKPVHREDPEYRYRSPPCDPERGYYGNSYERGYRPPPHADPYRDRLYDDYPYGDMPYRDAPYAADRAYAERSYSDRPHGEQPYGEQPYPERPYSSAPYPDRYDAYADPYAAKPREEPPYDPLYDPSPAKRARSLDPHRGRSASPTPHPAAPQSPLPSSSYTPPSAQPPPAFKPPQFRPPSPVDSPPRSPSPRPPAQWAAAAPGPSYNPLLEIFNKGLEAHKKPPAAAARGPASYHQRTPSEAQRTPSEPPSYRLPDDGLLPHERAVQDGSGFSRIVGLASEHPAPSRYHEPGRRSSSSAERTNEEDQPFDKIQTLLRTIGMTLSTGDGSRPGAPEGIRSREGYSSAERETGRSSANRSEGRPEWAGSAEARRLHSPSPARPPSAEPRGGRESEYEGFLDRQEMEALKRAKEMQSLTKTIGGAYEYNTPSGPPPTQFQPQHPSSSHRGPNSWAPVGTTQSPTFPSMAPTPPPPTAPPSRRYGTPPGHSPGSPPQYVQGFPTFGPPSSSSSLPFLGQEDPGPSSTSPVPPPPSGPQAPGSSQAGPSTPALTPSAEGQEPNSALTVARCLKVIETVKSLKPSKSVQFSLPTDLPVCSVQIAGGTEEDIKAKQKEKLDQYNQRIQDKRELHYQEIRNLKKQGVWKRRPSVSQGKPIGEPKSVWICGHSLVFWAEARAKSPEVGMQLGMDPSNVVIHWKGTQGMTWPQLLPLLHQLKVKWPNPDVLIMHLGGNDLSTESPTDLLASVKKDLSSMRSIFPQCLLVWSNILPRRVWRHSADNHEVDLVRTTVNRRIHNIILDLGGTSLTHDNIRCGSNTGQYRPDGVHLSSKGIDTFNLNLQDFLERWEMESIKDLEKP, from the exons ATGAACCGCGGTACCACCCACGGCCACCTGGACGACGGGCCGCGGTATGGACTACCTCCCCCGCCCGGAGAGTGGGGCCCCTATGGCCCGCCACCCAACGAATGGGGTCCAAGGGGCCCGGCGCCGCACATGGACTGGGGACCACGAGGACCCCCGGAATGGGGTGCTCCTCACGGCCCTTGGGGACCTCATCACCCCGCATGGGGACACCCTGGTTGGGGTCCGGAGGGTCCGGACCCGTGGGGAGCACCGCCCCCTGAATGGGGGCCTCCTCCGCCGGGCGGCTGGGGCCCTGGCGGCGCTCCTCCAGACCTGTACTACCGCCCGCCCAGCCCGGACCCATACCGagcccctcctccgccgccgggCTTcgctcctccgccgccgccagtCGCTTACCATCCTCCGTACCTGCCGCCCGTGGAGCCCCCCCCACAAGCCGCGTTCCCCGCATCATTCCCTCCACCCGGATGGACGGCGGAG caGCCGATGCTGAACCCTGCTCCAGAACAGCCTCAGTGG TTGAAGGCTTTGATTTCAGTCCCACCCACCGAGCCTCCACCCTCTTCCACGGccgccgcccccacccccgccctggctccgccccccgtTGCTCCCGTGGTGCCGGTAGCCCCTGCAAAGCCTGCGGCCCCTTCAAAGCCCACGGGGCCTCCCGAACCAGAGCGCAAGGCCACACCGcttggccttctgggaaaaaggATATTTGAAAA gcCCCCAGCTGGACGCTCCACTGGCATCATCTCCTTCATCGGG CCCACGTTCGGATACATCGAGAGGGAAGACCTGGAGAAGTTCTCCTTCGCGTTCAAAGCCTACTTTGGGAACTCCAAGGCCCTGACGCCAGGGGTCAGAGTTCACTTCACCGCGCTCAAGGAGAAG AACAGTCAGGTGGCCACGGACGTAAAGGTGGCCCCGGGGGGGACGGAGAACGTTGGCATGGAGATCTACGAGGCCGTGGTCAGCCAGCCAATCCAGGAGCCCCAG CCCGGGGAGAAGCTGTACCCAGGCCAGGTGTTCACCACGCTGGGCCACCTGCGCACCAACCTGGCGTACGAGCGGCGGGACTCTGCGGTGACGCTGCTGAAGGACGACCAGGTGCTGTTCAACCTGCTCACCGACCTGGTGACGGACAAGAGGAGGGCCACCAACATCCGGCTGCAGATCCCCCTCACCTACCAGCACACCAAGGAGACCCGCCTCACG GGCGCCATCACGAAAATCACGGGCCCCAAGGGGGTGATCACGGCGGAGACGCACGGCGAGCTGACCTTCGAACTGAAAGAGAACCTGAGTGACGTGGACTTCACCGCGGAGGACGTcaaagaggaggtggagttCACCCTCCACACG GTGCGAGGAGCCCAGAGGGCGATCAGGATCCGCCGCCTGAAGGAGCCCCTGCTCCTCACCCTCTgcacctcaccccctcccctgccctcgCCCCTGGgcgcccgcccccccgcccgcccgagTGCCGCCGAGCTGGGGCCCAATGTTCAGCTGGACAACGAGCTGTACGAGGGCGTGGTCAGCCAGACCATCATCCCAAACTCC GGCATTGTACCAGGCTACCCGGGTCAGATCTTCGCCAACATCGGGCCGATCAAGACCAACGTGACGTTTGACAAGCGGGACTGCTCGGTGACGCTGCTGAAGGACGACCACGTGCTGATCAACCTGCTGGTCGACACCATGACCCGCAAGCGCCGCGCCGCCAACATCAAGCCCAAGGTCCCCTTCACCTTCTGCTACAccaaggagaagagggagaag GGTCAGATCCGCAGCATTGCGGGCCGCACTGGAGACATCCGCTCGGAGGACTACGAGGGGCTGCCCTTCGACGTCTCGGACACCTTCAGCGACAACGAGCTCAGCCCGGAGGATGTGGGCAAGGAGGTGGAGTTCACTGTGACGACG GTGAACAACGCCTCCAGGGGAATCCGCCTGAGGAGGCTGGTGCCACCGGGAGACAAGATCCTGGAGGAGCAGAAGAaacgagaagaggaggagaggaagaagaagagggaggaggaagaggagaaattCAGAGACttggagaagaggaaggaggtggCTGCGGCGCTGGCAGCGGCCCAGGTCAAG TGGACCCCGCTGGGCTTCAGAATGACCGACCCCAACACCTTCGACGACATCAGCAAGGAGCGCTTCCAGGGTACCGTGCTGAAGACCATCTCCAAGAGCCCTCAGATCTACCAGATCACCAAGGACGGCGTGAAGGGCGACCCCGACGAGAAG AACGTTAataaagaagagaagaagaaggacgctgtagaggcggcggcggcgggcgtggATGGAGACAAGAAGGACGTGGTCGGAGTGAAACAGGAAGCAGTCAAGGTTGAACCGGAAGTGAGAGTTGTCTCGGttaaggtggaggtgaaggaggagcaggaggagcgtCCCGTGGACGGTCAGCCGGCCGgcgggaaggagaaggagaaggagaaggagaaggagcggcCCGACCGAGGCCGCCTGGTGATGACCATCGCCGGGGAGCAGAAGATGTTGCACTTTGACCCCATTGACGTCATGACCAGTGCCACCATGATGGTCGGAGACAAG GTGCGCTTCAACATCGCCACGCAGCgggagagcagggaggagcGGGCCACCTACGTGGAGATCCTCCCGGACTCCTTCCAGGAGTCCACGGAGCAGCGCCGACAC GGCATCGTGATCGAGTTCTCCGAGGAGTCCGGGCTCATCAAGTGCTCCCAGAATCCCCAGCTGTTCTTCCGCATGTCTGAGGTCATCATCGTCAAGCAGAAGAAGCTCCAGCTGAACGAGAAGGTGGAGTTCAGCGTGGTGCCG CATGAGACGGCGGACGGCGGGCACCAGGCCATCCGGATCACCCGCTTCATGGAGAACGTCTTCCTTCCTGTCCGGAAGCTGAGTGCTGTCGGTGCCAGCCAGGCCAAGGGGAAG ATGACCATCAAGATCTCCAAAGAAACAAAGAGTGTTGACGACAAAGG TAAAGAGCAGGCGGAGTCGGACAAGCTGAAGGCGGTGGTGAAGAACCTGCGTTCCCAGGACTCCAAGGACggccgggggggcggcggcgggcgcaAGGACTACGCCGCTGGCCGCCGGCGCCACGGGCGCTCGCGCAGCCGGAGCCGCAGCCCCTCCAGGACGCACTACGGCCGCTTCATCGAGAGGCACCGCAGCTCCAGCGTCAGACGCAGCGGCAGCCGGGAGCGGGAGCGCTCGCACCGCCGCTCCCGCTCCCGGAGCCGGGAGAGGAgcggggagaggagcagggacggCGGGAGCAGCAGGACGAAGAGTAGTAAAAACAGcaaggagagagatgggagggatgggagggaagggagggaagggagggatgggagggggggtagtggtggtggcggcggcagtGGAGCTGTGCCAGTCGATGACGAACTCGCCAGGAAGAAATGGGAACTGGAGAAGCTGAACGAGATGATCGCTCACAGGAAGTCCATGGTGGAGCGGGACCACCGGGACAGCGATCCTCGAGACTCTCGGGGAGGAGACCCCCGGGGCCCAGACCATCGAGGAGACCCCCGAGGAGGAGGTGACCCCCGAGGTGGTGACCCCCACGGCCCTGACCCCCGCGGCCCTGACCCCCACGGCCCTGACCCCCGAGGAGGTGACCCCCGTGGCCCTGACCCCCGTGGCCCTGACCCCCGAGGAGGTGACCCCCGTGGCCCTGACCCCCGAGGAGGTGACCCCCGTGGCCCTGACCCCCGAGGAGGTGACCCCCGTGGCCCTGACCCCCGAGGAGGTGACCCCCGTGGCCCTGACCCCCGAGGAGGTGACCCCCGTGGCCCTGACCCCCGTGGCCCTGACCCCCGAGGAGGTGACCCCCGTGGAGGTGACCCCCGTGGAGGTGACCCCCGTGGCCCTGACCCCCGTGGCCCTGACCCCCGAGGAG GTGACCCCCGCGGCCCTGACCCCCGCGGGACCTGCATCGACTACGACCACGGCCGCATAACCCTGCCCCTGAAGGAGTACAAACCGGTCCATCGGGAAGACCCGGAATACCGGTACCGCTCGCCACCGTGCGACCCGGAAAGAGGTTACTATGGCAACTCTTACGAGAGAGGCTACCGGCCCCCGCCCCACGCCGACCCCTACAGAGACCGTCTCTATGACGACTATCCCTACGGAGACATGCCCTACAGGGACGCTCCTTACGCGGCGGACCGCGCCTATGCCGAACGTTCCTACAGCGACCGTCCCCACGGAGAGCAGCCATACGGGGAGCAGCCGTACCCGGAGCGCCCCTACAGCAGCGCTCCGTACCCGGACCGCTACGACGCGTACGCCGACCCGTACGCCGCCAAACCCCGCGAAGAACCACCGTACGACCCTCTCTATGACCCGTCCCCGGCCAAGCGTGCCCGGTCCCTAGACCCCCACCGGGGGCGTTCGGCCTCCCCGACGCCTCACCCGGCCGCCCCTCAgagtcccctcccctccagctcCTACACCCCTCCCTCCGCCCAGCCCCCGCCCGCCTTCAAACCCCCGCAGTTCAGACCCCCGTCCCCGGTGGACTCCCCCCCGCggagcccctccccccggccACCCGCCCAGTGGGCCGCGGCGGCCCCCGGCCCGTCCTACAACCCCCTCCTGGAGATCTTCAACAAAGGCCTGGAGGCCCACAAGAagcccccggcggcggcggccagagGCCCCGCCTCCTACCATCAGCGGACCCCCAGCGAGGCGCAGAGGACCCCAAGCGAGCCGCCGAGCTACAGGCTGCCCGACGACGGGCTGCTGCCCCACGAGCGCGCCGTGCAGGACGGCAGCGGCTTCTCCAGGATCGTGGGCCTGGCCTCGGAGCATCCGGCCCCCAGCCGTTACCACGAGCCCGGCCGCCGGAGCTCCTCCTCCGCGGAGAGGACCAACGAGGAGGACCAGCCCTTCGACAAGATCCAGACCCTGCTCAGGACCATCGGCATGACGCTGTCCACCGGCGACGGCTCCAGGCCCGGCGCCCCGGAGGGCATCCGCTCCAGGGAGGGCTACTCGTCCgccgagagagagaccggccGGTCCTCAGCCAATAGGAGCGAGGGGCGACCCGAGTGGGCCGGGTCTGCGGAGGCGAGGCGACTCCACTCCCCGTCCCCGGCCCGGCCGCCCAGCGCCGAGCCGCGGGGCGGCCGGGAGTCTGAGTACGAGGGCTTCCTGGACCGGCAGGAGATGGAGGCTCTGAAGAGGGCCAAAGAGATGCAGAGTCTCACCAAGACCATCGGGGGCGCGTATGAATACAACACGCCCTCcggtcccccccccactcagtTCCAACCGCAGCACCCCAGCTCCTCCCACCGGGGCCCCAACAGCTGGGCTCCGGTCGGAACCACGCAGAGCCCCACCTTCCCCAGCATGGCCCCCACACCGCCTCCTCCCACTGCGCCACCGTCTCGTCGGTACGGGACTCCCCCCGGACACTCTCCCGGATCGCCCCCGCAGTACGTCCAGGGGTTCCCTACCTTcgggcccccctcctcctcctcctctctccccttcctggGTCAGGAGGACCCAGGGCCGAGCTCCACCAGCCccgtcccgcccccccccagcggcCCTCAGGCCCCGGGGTCCTCCCAGGCCGGCCCGTCAACTCCAGCCCTGACCCCCAGTGCTGAGGGTCAGGAGCCGAACTCTGCCCTCACGGTGGCCCGGTGCCTCAAGGTGATTGAGACGGTGAAGTCTCTGAAGCCCTCCAAGTCGGTGCAGTTCAGCCTGCCCACAGACCTGCCCGTCTGCAGCGTGCAGATCGCTGGAGGGACGGAGGAGGACATCAAGGCCAAGCAGAAGGAGAAG TTGGACCAGTACAACCAGCGGATTCAGGACAAGCGGGAATTGCATTATCAAGAGATTAGGAACCTCAAGAAACAAGGAGTTTGGAAGAGACGTCCCTCCGTCTCACAAG GTAAGCCAATCGGGGAGCCCAAGAGCGTGTGGATCTGCGGCCACTCCCTGGTGTTCTGGGCCGAGGCGCGGGCCAAGTCCCCAGAGGTGGGCATGCAGCTGGGCATGGACCCCAGCAACGTGGTGATCCACTGGAAGGGCACCCAGGGCATGACCTGGCCccagctgctgccgctgctccaCCAGCTCAAGGTGAAGTGGCCCAACCCGGACGTGCTCATCATGCACCTGGGCGGGAACGACCTGAGCACGGAGAGCCCCACCGACCTGCTGGCCTCGGTCAAGAAGGACCTGAGCTCCATGCGAAGCATCTTCCCCCAGTGCCTGCTGGTCTGGTCCAACATCCTGCCCCGCCGGGTGTGGCGCCACTCGGCAGACAACCATGAGGTTGACCTGGTGAGGACCACGGTCAACCGCCGCATCCACAACATCATCCTGGACCTGGGCGGCACCAGCCTGACCCACGACAACATCCGCTGTGGCTCCAACACGGGCCAGTACCGGCCGGACGGGGTGCACCTGTCCTCCAAGGGCATCGACACCTTCAACCTCAACCTGCAGGACTTCCTGGAGAGGTGGGAGATGGAGTCCATCAAAGACCTGGAGAAACCCTGA